GAACCAACATGAATAAAGAAGAAGTCCAATTACTTGGCTTTGAAATTGTCGCTTATGCCGGTGACGCTCGATCAAAATTAGTGGAAGCCTTAAAAGCTGCTGAAAATGGTGATTTTGCTAAAGCAGAATCCTTAGTAGAAGAAGCAGGGTCTTGTATCGCTGAGGCTCACAAATCTCAAACG
The Streptococcus parasanguinis genome window above contains:
- a CDS encoding PTS lactose/cellobiose transporter subunit IIA — encoded protein: MNKEEVQLLGFEIVAYAGDARSKLVEALKAAENGDFAKAESLVEEAGSCIAEAHKSQTTMLAHEAAGEEIPYSITMMHGQDHLMTTILLKDVIHHLIELYKRGAK